Proteins encoded in a region of the Leifsonia sp. PS1209 genome:
- a CDS encoding FAD-dependent oxidoreductase, with translation MPRSVIVIGAGSAGSVVARRLADAGVAVTVLEAGGEDTNPAIHDPSRMGELWHSADDWDYFTVPQEHAAGRRLHLPRGKVLGGSHSLNAMIWVRCAPADFDHWESLGNDGWAWRDVLPVYRAIERHSGGASELHGADGLLDVTDDYALDPIQQSIVDAAVEEGLEHNPDYNGDHLDGVSQQQITVRDGHRLNTYLAYLKPVRDRVDVRTGCWVHRLLTEQGDDGVPSVVGVEFEQDGELHQVRADEVVLCAGALDSPRILLRSGIGPADELTAVGIPSLVDLPGVGKNLHDHLLSPVIFGTEREVGAPRPGVSVTQSHLFWKSDPELEVPDTQPIHFSVPMYQDGMTGPADGFSLMAGIVSPKARGSVTLSGPGPRDPLLIDLDALGHPDDVASLVASVRQCRSIGTRPALAAWGATELYPGPEVGDGDDLADYVRSTAVTYHHQVGTCAMGVDAQAVVSPRLRVHGVHGLRVADASIMPRVTTGNTNAPSVLIGEKAAAFILAGE, from the coding sequence GTGCCGCGCAGCGTGATCGTCATCGGTGCGGGTTCTGCCGGTTCCGTGGTGGCCAGACGGCTCGCGGACGCCGGTGTGGCCGTGACCGTGCTGGAGGCGGGCGGCGAGGACACCAACCCCGCCATCCACGACCCGTCCAGGATGGGCGAACTCTGGCACAGCGCAGACGACTGGGACTACTTCACGGTGCCGCAGGAGCACGCGGCCGGACGCAGGCTGCACCTGCCGCGCGGCAAGGTGCTCGGAGGCTCGCACTCGCTCAACGCGATGATCTGGGTGCGCTGCGCCCCCGCAGACTTCGACCACTGGGAGTCGCTCGGCAACGACGGCTGGGCGTGGAGGGACGTGCTGCCCGTCTACCGCGCCATCGAGCGGCACTCCGGGGGAGCATCCGAGCTGCACGGTGCAGACGGCCTGCTCGACGTGACGGACGACTACGCGCTCGACCCCATCCAGCAGTCCATCGTGGATGCCGCGGTGGAGGAGGGGCTCGAACACAATCCGGACTACAACGGCGACCACCTCGACGGCGTCTCCCAGCAGCAGATCACCGTGCGCGACGGCCATCGCCTGAACACCTACCTGGCGTACCTCAAACCGGTGCGCGACCGGGTGGATGTGCGCACAGGATGCTGGGTGCACCGTCTGCTCACCGAGCAGGGGGACGACGGCGTCCCGAGCGTGGTCGGCGTCGAGTTCGAGCAGGACGGCGAACTGCACCAAGTGCGCGCCGACGAGGTGGTGCTGTGCGCCGGCGCGCTCGACTCCCCGCGCATCCTGCTGCGGTCGGGGATCGGCCCGGCGGACGAGCTGACGGCGGTCGGGATCCCGTCGCTCGTCGACCTGCCGGGGGTCGGCAAGAACCTGCACGACCACCTGCTCTCCCCGGTGATCTTCGGCACGGAGCGCGAGGTCGGCGCTCCACGCCCCGGCGTCTCGGTGACCCAGTCCCACCTGTTCTGGAAATCCGACCCCGAGCTGGAGGTGCCGGACACTCAGCCCATCCACTTCTCCGTCCCGATGTACCAGGACGGCATGACCGGCCCGGCCGACGGGTTCAGCCTGATGGCGGGCATCGTCTCCCCGAAGGCGCGCGGCAGCGTCACCCTGTCCGGTCCGGGCCCGCGCGACCCCCTGCTCATCGACCTGGATGCGCTCGGTCACCCGGACGACGTCGCTTCGCTCGTGGCCTCTGTGCGCCAGTGCCGCAGCATCGGCACGCGTCCGGCGCTCGCCGCCTGGGGTGCGACCGAGCTCTACCCGGGGCCGGAGGTGGGCGACGGGGACGACCTCGCCGACTACGTCCGCTCCACCGCCGTCACCTACCACCACCAGGTGGGGACGTGTGCGATGGGGGTGGATGCGCAGGCCGTGGTGAGCCCGCGGCTGCGCGTCCACGGCGTGCACGGGCTGCGGGTGGCGGACGCGTCGATCATGCCGCGGGTGACGACAGGGAACACCAACGCGCCGAGCGTGCTGATCGGCGAGAAGGCCGCGGCGTTCATCCTCGCGGGGGAGTGA
- a CDS encoding multidrug effflux MFS transporter — MTTSSAVAPVMSVRRSILVLGLLEAFGPLSMDLYLPQLPQLAASLGTSDALAQATMSVCMVGLGVGQLVAGPLSDRCGRRPPLLVGVALFTLLSLACVLAPNIQVLLVARLLQGLAGSAGLVITMAVARDMYSGVDLSRMLSLLAVVSASAPIVAPVVGGTLALLMDWRGIFLVLTGIGLALFVIALTGLKESLPPGMRHSGGLRTTGGHLRELFRDRLFVVIVIAAAAGGAAFFAYLSMSSFVLQDQFGLSPQLFSLFFAINALANLLGAQVSRLLVRRVGPGRMYLIGQLATAAAALLLLASVLLGWGLAGVLSSLALFLFSSGVGGPNGTTLALGAHSARAGTAAAVLGTVTFTVGPIVGPFASLGGSTALAMALTIAIAATVAGLLAWAVVPRLAGMRVSRTRASGAPAPLTPPRG, encoded by the coding sequence GTGACCACGTCCAGCGCGGTCGCTCCCGTGATGAGCGTGCGCCGCAGCATCCTGGTGCTCGGCCTGCTCGAAGCGTTCGGGCCGCTGTCGATGGACCTCTATCTTCCTCAGCTGCCGCAGCTGGCCGCATCGCTCGGCACCAGCGACGCGCTCGCCCAGGCGACGATGTCGGTCTGCATGGTCGGGCTCGGCGTCGGCCAGCTGGTGGCGGGTCCGCTCAGCGACCGGTGCGGCCGCCGTCCTCCGCTGCTGGTCGGGGTCGCGCTGTTCACGCTGCTCTCGCTGGCGTGCGTGCTCGCGCCGAACATCCAGGTGCTGCTCGTCGCCCGGCTGCTGCAGGGACTCGCCGGTTCGGCCGGGCTGGTGATCACGATGGCGGTCGCGCGCGACATGTACAGCGGCGTCGACTTGTCGCGGATGCTGTCGCTGCTCGCGGTGGTCAGCGCGTCCGCGCCGATCGTGGCGCCGGTCGTCGGCGGAACGCTCGCGCTCCTCATGGACTGGCGCGGGATCTTTCTGGTGCTGACCGGGATCGGCCTCGCCCTGTTCGTCATCGCGCTCACCGGCCTGAAGGAGTCGCTGCCGCCCGGGATGCGGCACAGCGGTGGGCTGCGGACCACCGGCGGCCACCTGCGCGAACTGTTCCGCGACCGGCTGTTCGTCGTAATCGTGATCGCCGCGGCGGCGGGAGGGGCGGCGTTCTTCGCCTACCTGTCGATGTCGAGCTTCGTGCTGCAGGACCAGTTCGGCCTGAGCCCGCAGCTGTTCAGCCTGTTCTTCGCGATCAACGCGCTCGCCAACCTGCTCGGCGCTCAGGTCAGCCGGCTGCTGGTTCGACGCGTCGGACCGGGCAGGATGTACCTCATCGGCCAGCTCGCGACGGCGGCGGCCGCCCTCCTGCTGCTGGCGTCGGTGCTGCTCGGCTGGGGGCTGGCCGGTGTGCTGTCCTCGCTGGCCCTGTTCCTGTTCTCGTCGGGTGTCGGCGGCCCGAACGGCACGACGCTCGCCCTCGGCGCCCACTCCGCCAGGGCGGGGACGGCCGCCGCCGTGCTCGGCACGGTCACGTTCACGGTCGGGCCGATCGTCGGGCCGTTCGCCTCGCTCGGCGGTTCGACCGCGCTGGCGATGGCGCTCACCATCGCCATCGCCGCCACGGTCGCCGGGCTGCTCGCCTGGGCGGTCGTGCCGCGCCTGGCCGGGATGCGGGTCAGCCGCACACGCGCCAGCGGCGCGCCGGCTCCGCTCACTCCCCCGCGAGGATGA
- a CDS encoding alpha/beta hydrolase: MTLASPHHPVPYDPALVPGLTAFRELVERIPLRADTILANRAHFATIIPPIEQQVAGRAVTAENAVIPGPAGAADIEITIVRPVRQAPDAPGVLSIHGGGQVLGTRFFGTGELIELAEQYGAVGVAVEYRLSPEHPGTAAGEDCYAGLLWLAANAADLGIDPERLLVSGASAGGGLSAAVALMARDRNGPRLAGQLLNCPMLDDRNETVSARQYDGIGAWDRNNNDTAWDAILGSDRFTDAVSPYAAPARATDLSRLPPAYIEVGAAEVFRDESIEYAGRIWAAGGQAELHVWSGAYHGFSGFSPDAIVSKAAIAARDSWLRRTLRLPRS; this comes from the coding sequence ATGACGCTCGCATCGCCCCACCACCCGGTGCCGTACGACCCGGCCCTGGTGCCCGGCCTCACCGCGTTCCGCGAGCTGGTGGAGCGCATCCCGTTGCGGGCGGACACGATCCTCGCCAACCGCGCGCACTTCGCCACGATCATCCCGCCGATCGAGCAGCAGGTCGCGGGGCGCGCCGTCACCGCGGAGAACGCTGTCATCCCCGGCCCTGCCGGTGCTGCGGACATCGAGATCACCATTGTGCGTCCCGTGCGGCAGGCTCCGGATGCGCCGGGCGTGCTGAGCATACACGGCGGCGGGCAGGTGCTCGGCACCCGCTTCTTCGGCACGGGAGAGCTGATCGAGCTCGCGGAGCAGTACGGCGCCGTCGGCGTGGCCGTGGAGTACCGGCTCTCCCCCGAGCATCCCGGGACGGCGGCGGGAGAGGACTGCTACGCCGGGCTGCTCTGGCTGGCCGCGAACGCCGCCGACCTCGGCATCGATCCGGAGCGCCTCCTCGTGTCGGGCGCGAGTGCGGGAGGCGGCCTGTCCGCGGCCGTCGCGCTGATGGCGAGGGACAGGAACGGCCCACGCCTGGCCGGGCAGCTCCTCAACTGCCCGATGCTCGACGACCGCAACGAGACCGTCTCAGCCAGGCAGTACGACGGGATCGGCGCGTGGGACCGCAACAACAACGACACGGCCTGGGATGCGATCCTCGGCTCCGACAGGTTCACCGACGCCGTCTCGCCGTATGCCGCCCCTGCCCGCGCCACCGACCTGTCCCGCCTGCCTCCCGCATACATCGAGGTCGGCGCCGCGGAGGTGTTCCGCGACGAGTCCATCGAATACGCGGGCAGGATCTGGGCGGCTGGCGGCCAGGCCGAACTGCACGTCTGGTCCGGCGCGTACCACGGCTTCTCCGGCTTCTCCCCGGACGCCATCGTGTCGAAGGCCGCCATCGCCGCCAGGGACAGCTGGCTGCGCCGCACCCTGCGCCTGCCCCGCTCGTGA
- a CDS encoding alpha/beta hydrolase yields MTIAEDDRTATTGTATTPIPRVPFDPEIAPVLDALAQNPQPALSRETLHLSRVGASGLSPSAAEVIGDLPIDAVDLVIPGPAGAPDLEITVLTPRGHDATSAALPALYNIHGGGMIVGHRSWETARLVELVAELGVIAVNVEYRLAPEDPFPAGVEDCYAGIAWLAEHAAELGVDPDRIVVMGGSAGGGFSAAVSLMARDRRGPAIAGQLLLCPMIDNTNTTVSSHQYSGVGTWTREANLLAWDCVLGAELAYSPDAPEYAAPTRATDLSGLPPAFVEVGAAEPFRDEDVEYASRIWAVGGEAELHVWSGGFHGFDIYAPGSELTRAALAARFSWLRRILGL; encoded by the coding sequence ATGACCATCGCAGAAGACGACCGCACCGCAACCACCGGCACCGCCACCACCCCCATCCCCCGCGTCCCGTTCGATCCGGAGATCGCCCCGGTGCTCGACGCACTGGCGCAGAACCCCCAGCCGGCGCTCAGCAGGGAGACTCTGCACCTGAGCAGGGTCGGAGCGTCCGGCCTGTCCCCGAGCGCCGCCGAGGTCATCGGCGACCTTCCGATCGACGCCGTCGACCTCGTCATCCCCGGCCCGGCCGGTGCGCCGGACCTGGAGATCACCGTCCTCACCCCGCGCGGCCACGACGCGACCTCCGCAGCGCTGCCAGCCTTGTACAACATCCACGGCGGCGGGATGATCGTCGGACACCGCAGCTGGGAGACCGCGCGGCTGGTCGAGCTGGTCGCCGAGCTGGGCGTGATCGCCGTGAACGTGGAGTACCGGCTCGCGCCGGAGGATCCGTTCCCCGCCGGGGTGGAGGACTGCTACGCCGGGATCGCCTGGCTGGCGGAGCACGCCGCCGAACTGGGCGTCGATCCGGACCGGATCGTGGTGATGGGCGGCAGCGCGGGAGGTGGGTTCTCCGCCGCCGTCTCGCTGATGGCCCGCGACCGTCGCGGACCGGCCATCGCCGGCCAGCTGCTGCTCTGCCCGATGATCGACAACACCAACACCACCGTGTCGAGCCACCAGTACTCCGGGGTCGGCACCTGGACGCGCGAAGCCAACCTGCTCGCCTGGGACTGCGTCCTCGGCGCCGAGCTGGCGTACAGCCCGGATGCGCCGGAATACGCGGCCCCTACCCGCGCCACCGATCTCTCCGGCCTCCCTCCCGCGTTCGTGGAGGTGGGCGCCGCCGAGCCGTTCCGGGACGAGGACGTGGAGTACGCGTCCCGGATCTGGGCGGTCGGCGGAGAGGCGGAGCTGCACGTCTGGTCGGGCGGCTTCCACGGGTTCGACATCTACGCACCGGGCAGCGAGCTGACCAGGGCTGCGCTCGCCGCGCGGTTCTCCTGGCTGCGCCGCATCCTCGGCCTCTGA
- a CDS encoding aldo/keto reductase, producing the protein MTTTPSPAPAPAAAPGTTPSPTPTRLPRRLIGTSGIEASVLSLGSWHTYDRMDFADAVDMVAFAVEHGITLFDVGVYGFRGMQPPVFTDVLFSAIVRAARIPREDYLLSEKLWLEGFGDDGFRPQLEHALFRVGSEYADLVILGDLRRDDVDLRDLVVDLAALADAGLIRAWGVNNWSAANIRRLSDIAAAEGVAGPQIAQLKYSVARRSIPDGEPFARLFADGLTMQASDVMEGGILAGNVTPGREVGREVGRDPGSIRERIVADVPAFAAVADELGTTPAQLAVAFTLTHPATTTTLFGASRLEQVQQNLDAVALVERVGAAELRARVEPFWADKGVVDPEGP; encoded by the coding sequence ATGACCACGACACCGAGCCCGGCACCGGCACCCGCCGCAGCCCCCGGCACCACGCCATCACCCACTCCCACCCGCCTCCCGCGCCGCCTCATCGGCACCTCCGGCATCGAGGCGTCCGTGCTCTCGCTCGGCTCGTGGCACACCTACGACAGGATGGATTTCGCCGACGCCGTCGACATGGTGGCATTCGCCGTCGAGCACGGCATCACCCTGTTCGACGTCGGCGTGTACGGGTTCCGCGGCATGCAGCCTCCGGTGTTCACCGACGTGCTGTTCTCCGCGATCGTCCGCGCTGCGCGCATCCCGCGCGAGGACTACCTGCTGTCGGAGAAGCTGTGGCTGGAGGGGTTCGGCGACGACGGGTTCCGGCCGCAACTGGAGCACGCGCTGTTCCGGGTGGGCAGCGAGTACGCCGATCTGGTGATCCTCGGCGACCTCCGCAGGGACGACGTCGACCTGCGCGACCTCGTCGTCGACCTGGCCGCGCTGGCGGACGCCGGGCTGATCAGGGCGTGGGGCGTCAACAACTGGTCTGCGGCGAACATCCGGAGGCTGAGCGACATCGCAGCGGCGGAGGGGGTCGCCGGGCCGCAGATCGCGCAGCTCAAGTACAGCGTCGCCCGCCGGTCGATCCCGGATGGGGAACCGTTCGCGCGCCTGTTCGCCGACGGCCTGACGATGCAGGCGTCGGACGTGATGGAGGGCGGCATCCTCGCCGGAAACGTCACACCAGGCCGCGAGGTCGGCCGCGAGGTCGGCCGCGATCCGGGATCCATCAGGGAGCGGATCGTCGCCGACGTTCCGGCGTTCGCCGCCGTCGCGGACGAGCTCGGCACGACCCCGGCGCAGCTCGCCGTCGCCTTCACACTCACCCACCCGGCCACCACGACGACGCTGTTCGGCGCGAGCCGTCTCGAACAGGTGCAGCAGAACCTGGATGCTGTCGCCCTGGTCGAGCGCGTCGGCGCGGCGGAGCTGCGCGCCAGGGTGGAGCCGTTCTGGGCGGACAAGGGCGTCGTCGACCCCGAAGGTCCCTGA
- a CDS encoding zinc-binding dehydrogenase, protein MANPGTSTDPGTSTETRTPTPTPTSTRAAVLTAHGEPLTLQRIPLPETLEPGAALVRIHCATLCGTDIEIWSGKMSFPGMLPMVLGHEMVGEVVALGPDTRDALGRALSVGDRIGWSESTCGECFGCTVLREPVACSKRGYGFLQRSDVPPYATAGLADYAYVTPGAVKLLIPDEVTDTWAAMAGCAAKTVLRAFHRAGGVRPGSRVVVQGSGALGIFATAVAHLSGAGTVITVGAPAERLAVARRFGADHVVDIADGSDATVQRVLDLTDGQGADLIVDVAGAPSVGPEALAMAAQRGTFVVVGSTGPVGEPVALSTIMGKELTVVGSLNGDISDYYRAIEFFRSFADRLPWDELFSAPVGLAEASQKVAAMAGLGEIKAVIDPRIG, encoded by the coding sequence ATGGCGAACCCAGGCACCAGCACCGACCCAGGCACCAGCACTGAGACGCGCACCCCCACCCCCACCCCCACCTCCACCCGCGCCGCCGTCCTCACGGCGCACGGCGAGCCGCTCACACTGCAGCGCATCCCCCTCCCCGAGACCCTCGAGCCGGGCGCGGCGCTCGTGCGCATCCACTGTGCGACCCTCTGCGGCACCGACATCGAGATCTGGTCGGGGAAGATGAGCTTCCCCGGGATGCTGCCGATGGTTCTCGGGCACGAGATGGTGGGCGAGGTCGTCGCGCTCGGCCCCGACACCCGGGATGCGCTCGGTCGCGCGCTGAGCGTCGGCGACAGGATCGGCTGGTCGGAGTCCACCTGCGGCGAGTGCTTCGGCTGCACGGTGCTGCGGGAGCCGGTCGCCTGCTCGAAGCGCGGCTACGGCTTCCTGCAGCGCTCCGACGTTCCTCCGTACGCGACGGCCGGGCTCGCCGACTACGCGTATGTCACGCCGGGCGCGGTCAAGCTGCTGATCCCGGACGAGGTCACGGACACCTGGGCGGCGATGGCCGGATGCGCGGCGAAGACCGTGCTGCGCGCATTCCACCGGGCGGGCGGGGTGCGTCCCGGTTCGCGCGTGGTGGTGCAGGGGTCTGGCGCTCTCGGCATCTTCGCCACCGCCGTCGCGCACCTGTCCGGAGCGGGGACGGTCATCACCGTCGGCGCGCCCGCCGAGCGGCTGGCCGTCGCCCGGAGGTTCGGCGCCGATCACGTGGTCGACATCGCGGACGGCTCCGACGCCACCGTGCAGCGGGTGCTCGACCTCACCGACGGGCAGGGCGCCGACCTGATCGTCGACGTCGCCGGAGCACCGAGCGTCGGGCCGGAGGCGCTCGCGATGGCGGCGCAGCGCGGCACGTTCGTCGTGGTCGGCAGCACGGGACCGGTGGGAGAGCCGGTCGCGCTCAGCACGATCATGGGCAAGGAGCTGACCGTGGTCGGCTCGCTCAACGGCGACATCTCCGACTACTACCGCGCCATCGAGTTCTTCCGCAGCTTCGCCGACCGCCTGCCGTGGGACGAGCTGTTCAGCGCACCGGTCGGCCTGGCGGAGGCGTCGCAGAAGGTGGCGGCGATGGCCGGGCTCGGCGAGATCAAGGCCGTCATCGACCCGCGCATCGGCTGA